Within Acidimicrobiia bacterium, the genomic segment TCCGCAGCAGGTTCAACGGTTTCTTCAGTCATTTAACGTGTGTTCTTGGCATGAACCAGGCGCAATCCGTGCAGCGTTATCCAAGGTTCGTTCAGTTCAATAGTGGCAGAGTATGGCGAGATCAGCGGACCTAAACCGCCGGTTGCGACGACCTTACATTTTCCAATTTCATCTTCGATGCGATTTACCAAGCCATCCACCATGCCCGCAAAGCCATATATGGCACCCGATTGCAGGGCTTCGGTAGTGGTTTTACCGATAACGCTTCGAGGCTCTACTAGCTCCACCGCCCGTAACGCCGCAGTGCGAGCAAAGAGAGCATCAAGTGAAATGTTAACGCCGGGGGCGATTACGCCACCTAGATATTCACCGTTAACCGAAATCACATCGCAGGTGGTGGCGGTTCCGAAATCGACAACGATTGTCGGCCCGCCGTACAGGTGCCAAGCGGCGATGGCATTGGCGATGCGGTCACCGCCCACTTCACGGGGATTGTCAGTAAGTACTGGTATTCCAGTTCGAACTCCGGGCTCCATCACCACCGGGGCAATAGTGAAATGACGTGCCGCCATCTCACGCAGTGAAGCGGTTACCCGAGGCACGCCCGAGGAAATGGCAATACCGCGAATCTCGTCGATCAAGTGGCGACGATGTAGTCCTAAAAACCCGCCAATCACCACCGCTAACTCATCAGAGGTGCGGTTCCGATCGGTAGTAATTCGCCAATTGTTCAACAAACCTTCACCAGCGGTGGTGGCATCTTCGGGCACCACCGAAGCGTCGTAAAGGCCAATCACGGTGTTCGAGTTGCCAACATCGACGGTCAGTAACATCAATCAACCTCGCTGTTGAGCGGCACAATATCTAATCCAATGTCGAGTACTGGCGCAGAGTGGGTTATGGCACCTACAGAAATGCAGTCTGCCCCTACTTCGCTGTAAGCACCAATGGTGTCTAGGTTCACCATGCCGCTAATTTCGATCAGACAATGGGGGTTAATTTGGCGGACAGCCTGCACTACTTGACGGGCTTCTTCCGCTTCGAAGTTGTCTAGCAACACAGCACTGGCACCAGCCGTGGTTGCTTCGATGGCTTGTTCCAGCCGATCGCACTCCACTTGCACAGTCTTGCCTGGCCACGCTGCTTTCGCCCGCCGAACGCCTTCAGTTATGCCAACGCCTACCAGGTGGTTGTCTTTAAGCATTACCCATTCTGAAAGATTGCCCCGATGGTTGACGCAACCACCGGCCCGCACAGCCGCTTTTTCAAGCGTTCGCAGACCAGGCGTTGTCTTGCGGGTATCCCAAACGGCTGTAGCCGGGTTGGCGGCTGCCCGGTAGCGGCCAGCCATCGTGGCTACGCCCGAAAGGTGTCCTAGAAAGTTGAGGGCGGTTCGTTCGGCGCTCAGCATTGATGACAGCGGTCCGCGAACTTCTCCCAGATTTGATCCTGGTTCAACCAAGCTCCCGTCGGGGGTATGCCAGACCAAGCTAAGGTTCGCGTCGACCTGACGGAAGGTCTCGGCCACGCATGACGCTCCGGCGATGTAGCCGTGTTGACGAGAAACAAAATACCCTGTGGCTTCAATCGTCGGGTCAAGCAGCATCGAAGTCACATCACCAATCGGGGTGAGATCTTCAGCTAAGGCTTGACGCACACGGTCACGCACTTCACCAATCGGAGGCTCAA encodes:
- a CDS encoding type III pantothenate kinase produces the protein MLLTVDVGNSNTVIGLYDASVVPEDATTAGEGLLNNWRITTDRNRTSDELAVVIGGFLGLHRRHLIDEIRGIAISSGVPRVTASLREMAARHFTIAPVVMEPGVRTGIPVLTDNPREVGGDRIANAIAAWHLYGGPTIVVDFGTATTCDVISVNGEYLGGVIAPGVNISLDALFARTAALRAVELVEPRSVIGKTTTEALQSGAIYGFAGMVDGLVNRIEDEIGKCKVVATGGLGPLISPYSATIELNEPWITLHGLRLVHAKNTR
- the nadC gene encoding carboxylating nicotinate-nucleotide diphosphorylase; the encoded protein is MNPMFEPPIGEVRDRVRQALAEDLTPIGDVTSMLLDPTIEATGYFVSRQHGYIAGASCVAETFRQVDANLSLVWHTPDGSLVEPGSNLGEVRGPLSSMLSAERTALNFLGHLSGVATMAGRYRAAANPATAVWDTRKTTPGLRTLEKAAVRAGGCVNHRGNLSEWVMLKDNHLVGVGITEGVRRAKAAWPGKTVQVECDRLEQAIEATTAGASAVLLDNFEAEEARQVVQAVRQINPHCLIEISGMVNLDTIGAYSEVGADCISVGAITHSAPVLDIGLDIVPLNSEVD